The following nucleotide sequence is from Corylus avellana chromosome ca7, CavTom2PMs-1.0.
GGATAGCTAGCTCTCTAAGAAGATCATGTTGTAAGACAAAGTCTTCACTGTAGTAGCTACCAACATCACTCGCAACTTTCCTGGAAAATGAGCAAAAATTAGATGTTATGAAGAGATTTCATATTCTTTAGTCTTCACATGAAATTTATTTCCTTGACTTATGCATCAAAATGAAGACTTTTATAACACAGGTAAAAGAAATGATCAACACAATGAAGGTAAAGATAATAGTGGAAATCCTCCATTAGTTAATCTAGCCAGTATAACTTTCCTTCTTTCTAGTAATTGGCTTTCCACATGAAAATCACATGATACAAATAAAAAGCCGGAATACCTTGTGACCACAAGACTAGCCAGATTCCGGCTAGTGATTTCATGTAGGTTAGCAATGGCATCAATGCCACCTTCATCTAGTTCGTATAATTCTGCCCACATATCAATGAGGGCAGCAACAGGGATCCTTTGGTCTTCCGGAAACAAACCGAGATCCAGGAAACACTTCTTGATGACCTCATCATCCAATAAATCTAGGCTCTTTTGGAGACAAATAAGCAGATCGCTGTCAGAATCAAGGATAGAAGAACGACCACTAGTCCATTTCTTCACCCAACTGTGGCAGGCCTCTGCTGACTGCCCACAGAGTGATCTTCCAATCACTTTAAGGGCCAGAGGAAACCCCCCACAGACCTTCAGTATCTGCAAATGAAGGCCACCATGTTGTCATATTTACAAACCATGTTTGAATAATACTTTTTCTTCATTCACTTATGTTGTGGGGACAAATGGTgtataagaaacaaaacaagcaagcatTATTCAAACACGGTTTTGGAAGGTAGCTATGGTATCATGTATTATTTTTCACTCATATACATACATTTCCCAAAAAGTAGAATGACAGATAACAGTAAgcatatttcatatatatatatatatcataggCTGATAAAGTACCTTTTTGATATCTTGATCTGGAATCGAAGAGTTTCCATCCTGCAGGGCTGCTGAGTGACAAAAAAGAGTCATTGCATCTTTATCATTTAATGGTTGTAACTTATATGTAAAGCTAAACCTCGGAAATGCAGTTCTTGAAGTCACAAGAATCTTGTAATTTGGCATATGAAACTCAAACTTCTCAATAAGGGATTCTGATCCAGACCAGACATCATCCAGGATCAACAATATAGAACCTTCAATTCGCTTCAGCAGTTGCTCCAGCTGGTTGATTGCATCTTCATCATTTTGAAAGTCAGCAGGCACCTGATTATTCTTATGACGAAATAGTCTTTCTACAATGACCTTCAGGTTTGGGGTTTTTGAGAcggggaagaaaaaaatattctcctTAAATTTGCCTATCCAAATACAATATTGTAGTTAGAAAGCTGCCACCAAATTCCCATTTCATGTCTGATAACATTTGCACACAGGAAGTCATAGGAAAGGAAGTCCGAAATCCAATCCCAACAAATAGTAAGAAATAAGCAAATTCTGCAACAATTCCACCAATTATGTTgatatgaaaattgtttttcatttcttttcttttgctacTCTTTTATGGCAGTAATTCCAATGTACTATacgtttttttataaaaaaaaaaaaaaaaaaaaaaattatttaataccTTTAATATCCATATCCTGACAAAGCATTTTCACCATTGTGGTCTTCCCGCATCCTGCAGGAGCAGTCAAGACAAGCACCGACACCTCCTCGTTCAGCAGCAGCATCTTCAACTGCTTCATATGCACATCCAACCCGACAATAAATTCAGGGGGTCCGGGAACAGCGCATGACATCCCACCATTCCTCGCGAACAAATTCATATTCTCACCGATAGCATTCACCCTCGCCAAAGTCTCCAACACATTCCTGGCATTCCATGCCTGCAAATCAACCTGAAAGAACCTGCCAATGTCCTCGTCCAACTCGGAGAGTTTGCCCGCGTACTGGGATTTCATGCAGTAGTTCCACCAACTGATTTTCGAGCACTTCGAAACGAGCTTCGTTCCCTTCTTCATATGTTTGATCAAGCTCTTTATTTCCTCTTCTGGGTGACCCACTTCTCTGTTTAACCGTCTTATCTCTTCAACCAATGGCACCAAAGAAGCTAGCGTGGATTGGAGCTGCGTGAGAATGGATTCGAACATACGGGCTTTGTTTATCACATCCTTAACTGTTTCAAACAACTGCGAAAATGCCTCTCCAAGTACTGCTCCCAGAACAGCATCTGCCATTTCTCTGCTTCGCCAACAAACCCAAAAGCTCCAATATGTGATAATTAAAGAAAGGAAACCAAAGATTTTGTGCCCAATATCTTTGTTAACCAAGCCAAGAGAACAATGACAATAATACTCAACTAGCccgatttgtttttttggcgCTGATGAGGGTAACAGagcagaaaatgaaaacaaaataaatctcaaaaaaaaaaaaagaaaaagaaaagagagaatattATATGCTTCTCCGTAGAAAATAATTAGAGGGAAGGAAAAGATCTTGTATCCATCATCTTTGGAATctaattagaaaatataaacaaacgTAATCAGAGATATatggggaagaaaagaagcaaaggCAATCGATTTATACCTTACTCTGCAACGtaataagaaatatatgttAATGTCATGCCATGAACCTCCAAGCTCCGACTCTGATACCGCGTAGAAGTGAAGCAACGGCATTAGATGGAAGAAGAAtcaatatatattgtatatgtaATCGCGTTAACTCTGAAATCTTCCTCGAATCTTGCCAGCTGTCAGACATGAAGTCGTTGAAGTGGCTGGTAATGGTATATCGAACATGGGATCGTGCTTCAGACTTTCAGTAGTAAAATTAATATAACAGGACATCTCCCGCAAAGGAGATCAACCGTCATAAAGGAAATgaacggtcaagattaaatatacAGAGTCGATGTAAAGACAAAACATGAGTTATGAAGAGAGCTGCTTCCTCCTCCTCGGTCAGTTACCTACACAACTAGGCTCAGCCGGCCCATGCAAACGGCTAAGAATATGATTTACATCTCCTTCACATCTTCATGCATGACTACCTATTGAAGGCCGGCAGCTTGTTAGTTAGTGCCTTCGATGGTTTCAATTGACACTAAATCCAATCtaataaatctttttttcttcttgatctCTTCAATTTGTTATTTCTCTCGTCTTGCTTGCTGAGAGAGGAAGCTTCGGGCCACCTTTTCAAGCCAGATAGCGAATAATCATTCAGCTATGAAAACTATCTGAAAGCGGCCGGGGATGAGTACGGTTGTGTACGGAACAAAAAGGTAAGAAGTTAGAAGTCCTCCGGCCTTGGAGAACCGAAAGAACTTCGACAGTGGAGTCAATAGGGACAGAGACGAAGAGCTCTCTATAATAAGAGTATTAGTGATAGGGTGTTTAGAATGTTGAAATTGTGTACCTTAAGCTTTATATACTaaaatattgttaaattattaactGTCTTAAagtaagcttttgagataactgatagtttaacatggtatcaaagttaaAAATCCTAAGATCGAATCTTGATTTCGTCATATcactccatttaaattaaatattctacgtgttagGCCACGTAAGGGAGAGtgttaaactaataattaagtgaagttaaatttacctctttatatcaatttaaacttttgaaagaagtagtaatttaacacaaataaagcattaataaagttttttttagagTCCGAGTACCTGATCCTTAAAGAAATCGAGAGAAATTTTCTTTCAACGACGTGTGTTATTTAACATGTAAGAAAGAagcacttattttttttaatgacgtgttttttatttgcttaacaAATGCCACTTTCTCAAAGCCCAGTTTCAATTTTCGCCCGCTtaatatgtttgtttgtttgttttttttttttttttttttgggcttcgTGAGCAAATGTGACCGTACGCCGCTCCTTGTGCTTGCTACGGCTACTCTCTCAACAATGAAGTTTCTGAATTTCAAAGTTTCTCATTCTTTGTCTCAGTTATCCTCCAAGAGAGCTTTCGCTTACTCCTCTCAGAAATCCCAGCTGAATAAACAACCTCTTTCTCAGAAAACTTTCTTCAAGTCCAACACCAAAGATTCTCTCATATCCAGGTTATGCGAAAACAAGAATTTCAAAGAAGTCATACACATTCTCTGCGAACAAAAGCGCTTAAGAGAAGCGGTGCAGTTGCTTGACCAAATTGACCGACCCACTGCTTCGGTATACTCAAACCTCATACAGCTCTGTCTCCAGCATCGTGCTTTTGAAGAGGGCAAAAAGGTTCATGCTCATACCAAAGCCTCCGGGTTCGTACCCGGGGTTTTCATTTGTAATCGTTTTCTGGATATGTATGTGAAATGTGGGAGTCTTGGGGATGCCCAAAAATTGTTCGATGAAATGGGTGAAAGAGATTTGTGTTCTTGGAATACAATGATTAGTGGGTATGCAAAAATGGGGAAGCTTGGAGAGTCGAGAAAattgtttgatgaaatgccCGAAAGAGATAATTTTTCTTGGACTGCAATGATCTCAGGGTATGCTCGCCATGACCAGCCTAAAGAGGCTTTGGAATTGTACCGGATGATGTTAAGACATGAGAATTCAAAATCGAACAAGTTCACGGTATCTAGTGCTCTTGCCGCCTCCGCAGCGATTCCAACATTACGTACTGGCAAGGAGATTCATGGTTATATAATGagaatcggattggattcagaTGAGGTGGTTTGGAGTGCTTTATCAGATATGTATGGGAAATGTGGGAGTATTGAGGAGGCTAGGCGCATTTTTGACAAGATGGTGGACAGAGATGTTGTTTCATGGACGGCAATGATTGGTAGATACTTTGAGGATGGGAGGAGGGAAGAGGGATTTGCTTTGTTCTCGGAGTTGATGAGATCGGGGATTAGACCTAATGAGTTTACATTTGCTGGGGTTTTAAATGCCTGTGCTGATCATGCTGCAGAGGACCTGGGCAAGCAGGTACATGGGTACATGACTCGAATAGGGTTTGATCCCTTTTCATTTGCAGCAAGTGCTCTTGTTCATATGTATTCGAAGTGTGGGAATATTGAGAATGCAAAGAGGGTGTTTAAGGGGGTGCCTCGACCAGATTTAGTTTCATGGACTTCCCTAATTGTTGGATATGCTCAGAATGGTCAACCGAATGAGGCGCTTAAGTTTTTTGAGTTGCTTCTCAAATCAGGTACTCAGCCTGACCACATTATTTTTGTTGGGGTTCTTTCTGCTTGTACCCATGCTGGATTTGTGGATAAAGGAATTGAATACTTCCactcaataaaagaaaaacatgggTTAACACATACAGCTGATCATTATGCTTGTATCATTGATTTATTGGCCCGAGCTGGCCGATTTGGAGAAGCTGAgaatattattaataaaatgcCCATGAAGCCCGATAAATACTTGTGGGCTTCCTTACTTGGTGGTTGTAGAATTCATGGAAACCTTGAACTGGCAAAGCGAGCTGCAGAAGCATTATTTGAGATAGAGCCTGAGAATCCAGCTACGTATATTACTCTGGCCAACATTTATGCTACTTCTGGGATGTGGAGTGAGGTGGCAAAGGTTAGAAAGGCTATGGATAACAAAGGAGTGGTAAAGAAGCCAGGTTTGAGTTGGATTGAGATCAAGAGAGAGGTAAATGTATTCTTAGTGGGAGATAAATCCCACCCAAAATCAGATGAAATACACATCTTTTTGGGGAAGTTGTCAAAGAGGATGAAGGAAGAAGGATATGTCCCTGACACAAATTTTGTGCTACATGATGTTGAGGAGGAGCAGAAGGAGCAAAATCTCTCCTACCATAGTGAGAAGCTTGCGGTTGCATTTGGAATCATTTCAACTCCACCCGGTACGACAATCAAGGTTTTTAAGAATTTAAGAACTTGTGTAGATTGCCACACTGCCATTAAATTTATTTCGAAGAttgttcaaagaaaaataatagtgaGGGATTCAAATCGGTTCCATACTTTCAAGGATGGAAGCTGTTCATGTGGAGACTATTGGTAATTCAAGGCACCTACCGATCCATGAGGCATTTCTGCATGATGTCAGAAAGATAAGTGGAATGGTGTTTCTATAAGCTGTGCGTTTTCCACAAGTTCTTCTGGATTCATTATTTCGGGtgtttgtgatatttttgattattccctcttttcttttcttttttttctttattagacCTGTTGCTGCTTCATGAGGCTGCTAGAAGTTGTCCAATCCTGGACATCCTTAATGTTTACACCAATAGATCGAGGGAACCAATTGTTgtatttttgttagaatattaaacaaatgatcaaattcattatttcttatccgcttaaattttttagataatgATATTAGATTGAAGAAATTATATGtaatgctatttttttcttgctttctccTCAATCTGGAATAAAAAGAACAGAATAAAAATTGTGTAGTTGCACTAGCCTTACTAGAGCTCCTTTGTGGCCAAAATATCCTTCCATACCAGTCCTATGTAATACACCTCATAATCCATCTATGATATTCTTTCATGTTTTGTAAGGAGACCATTATTCCCAACAAAATTAACATTttgaatgttagaatattaattaaataattaaattcacaattttctacAAGTTTAAACTTATGTGATAAGCGGTGATTTAACATTGTATTAGACCGAAAGATTATGAACTCAAAATCTGACTCCATAAATACTctcattttagttaaatattttacatgttgtgTCTCGCTTGTTGAGGAGGAGTGTGTTAGACCTCACTTGTTAAGAAGAGTTTGAACCCACATATAAGAGAGAATGCgtgaatattaattaagtgcctctttgctttttttatatgtcttCTGCTTGTGAGCATCTCGAATGGTAGGAAATGTAGCACATGCTTTTTAAAAAGAAGTTTGAACAAATTTTTCCTCCAACCTAATACATAAAAGTgtcatatattatttaaacatGTGTGAagcacatgcatttttaataatattaataaagtTAAAGGAAATTCTATTTAAAAAGTATGTACTTCTCTAATcctatttaaaagaaaattcggtctgaatttgttttctaaaaagtgTGTAGTGttcggtgtttttttttttttttttttttttgggaaaacgtCATGCTTTGAAAagtgaattgtttgttaaatatttgaaaatgtgtgttttggtatttttgttcttttgttttgttttgttttaaattaaaaccGTTGCCAACATAGAATATAATTAGTCATCGGCATCAAGGGTGTTCATTTcctataagaattttttttttttttttttaaaaaaaagggtgttcATTTCCTCTCAGTCAAATCGACGACAAATTATATTGGAAAAACTATATTTACTCTCGCCAATTTTCCgataacttaaaaaatttataattgacCATCATATCTCACATTATCAAATACTTTTACTTTGTCCGTCCgttaattagcatttttgttaacttgttaacaaaaaaaaaaaatcacgtgaCAATAAAATATCCAgtatgaaaatacaattatgtcattcaattaattttttataaaaaataaaaaaatatctctAACCATGGAGACCCACAATGACTAGACCGATGAGTCTAGTCATGGAGACTTATGAGTATCAGAACATAAGTCTCATTCtatataatcaaaatttaataataatcaataaacttaatagtaattttaatagttatattatttttaataagacacaAATTAAACTCGTGGCTCTGAGCATGAGTCTCTTCCATAGAAACAGCTAGCGGCACAAAAATGAAACTACTACAGCCATTCGCAGGGAAACCTACGGATCAAACCGAAAAGAGAAACGATCCATCTCCTCTTGAACCCAGAAACCACAGGCATGTCAGGCGGCAACACCTTTGTCCGGCCACTTTTGGAAATACCATCATTATCATTAATATTACCAATATCTCTCTGGCTCTGATCACCCAAACCCATTCCGACGGAATTTCTACTCAGATGGAATATGTGAAcgtgaaacagaaaacagaaaacagaatttCTACTCATGCGCTTTACCTCATGCAAGATCCGAACAAGATCCTCTGAATGCGCAACCGGAAACTCCTCTTCGATGAGCCAACGAAGTGCAGCGCGCACTTGAAGGAGCTTCTTGGAGTAATTGTCCCTTTTGCAGAAGTTCCAGCAAGCTACCTCCGAGCACTTGGAAACAAGCTGCTTCGCTTCAACCAACAACTGTTTCATCCTCTGGATTTCATCCTTTGGCAATTCTCCAAGCTCTTGGCTTAACTCTTCGATCTTAGTGATCTTGGGAAGTAGACGTTTGACTGTGGTTTCGAGGTCTGCGAGCGAGGCTGCAAATCTAACGGCTCTGTCTTTGGCCTCTGTTACAGCTTCTAAAAGATTTTTGGCTGCCGCTTCCAGGGTTATCCCTACTATCACTTCTGCCATTTTCTCTACTATGCATGCCTTGATTGACTTttacaatgatttttttttatagagatCAATTTGGTTGGTTTCCAAGAAGCTTCGACTTCGCTTCCTATAATTATCTTCGCTGAAAATGTGTGGAGGGAGAGCAATTTGGTTGGTTTCCAAGAAGCTTCGACCTCGCTTCTTAGAAATATGTTCGCTGGAAATATATAACGAGTCAATGACCATGACCCAACTCGGTCCTATTCTTATCTAGCTACTTGTGCGTTTTCCATAAGTTCTTCTGGATTCATTATTTGGGGTGCTTGTGAGCATCTCGAGTGGTGGGAAGTATATATAGCTGCACCCACAGTCAAACAAGTGCCTCATGCAACAAGCTTGGGTGATTTCTTGTTCGTCAAATATAATTGCCTGCCCCAAACTCAACCCTAATTCAATAATTCTATCTTTAAACACTTGAATTTTGGTGAGTTCATCAGGTCACCTTTTACTGCTTTGCAGCCTCTAAACATAGTTCTTCTGCATTTACAAGAAACTGGTTGTAATCCTGATTTTTTCATGATCAGGTCACCTTTGGATgcgaaattttttatttttccattaaaaTGTAGTGGAAAACAGAGGCATCTGGCAATGAGAAGGGACTCTCTCTAATACCAGTTTTATTTAGCTTAAATGAACAATCTCATGTGAAAGAGCATTGAATACTAGCCATTGATCAGGCAGAAACTCAAGTGGGTAGGGCTTGGAATGCTCAGGTACTTGCAAGGTGGGGCTTTGGTGTCTTGGGCAGCTTCATTGCACCCGATCACAATCTATTtaggaaaactttatttatataagatacaattaaaacattaatcCTCAGATTTTTGGGCTTCAATTGTTATCAGTACTTCTTTCTACTGTTAATAGAAGAGAACAAATGAGAGGAATTGGGAAAGCTTCCAAACGCTAAATTAAAAACAGTCCACTAGGCAGTCATGTGTGCACAAAAATTTTGCACTCCCATAAATTTTAGAGGCATTGAATACTTGAACCGCAGCCCATTTGATTCAATATTCAAACAAAGAATCCACATTTAGCATGGGAAAAGTAAGCAACTTCAATTTGAATAAGTTTCTCTGCTTCTTGGTCCTACGTATTTCTAGCTTTGAAGCACGAGTGGCCAGCTGAACCATCTAGAAAGCCCCACGTCATATGGACAAAGTCATTGTGGGGAAAGGGTCCCACAGGGTGAAAaattagagaagaagagagaaattcGAAGTTCGCCATTAAGGAAACAGATAGCAGGGAAGGAAATAAGGTTTAAGGCTATGACTATGTGTACCCCCCATGAGTTGGCACTTGGCACACACAAATATTTGGGAATGCAAATTTCATAGTAATTTATAATTAGAGTGCAACAACTTCAAATAGAAATACAAATGAAAACTGATAGAATTTAATCATACCATGATTTTCTAAGGTTACCTGCCGCACTCCTTCAACGGTTCAGATTATAGGAcacaaatggtaattttaaaaattactagaaaaaaataaatacatgagAATAACTTGTAGAATTAGTCGGATTATTAATGTAGTTTTGTATTCAATATGTTTTTAGAATTCTGTATCTGTGAAACCACTTGGATGGAAACCCACGGAACAAACTCAAAAGCGAAATGATAAGAGTTGGTATTGATGACGGGACAATCCTCTTGAACCCAGAAACCGCCGGCAACTGATCCTCCTCTGTCGTCCCACTTCTGGGAATACCATCATTATCAAATGTACCCCGATTCATCAACATGGGAATCAGGAAATACGCAGAAATATTGGTGTGACGAATGCGCTTCACCTCAAGCAGGATCCGCATAAGATCCTCCGACTGCCCAACCGGAAGTTCAACTTCGATGAGCCAACGAAGTGCGGCGTGGAGTTGAAGCAGCTTCTTGGAGTATCTGTCCCTTCTGCAGCAGTCCCAGCAAGATACCTTGGAGCACTTGCAAACAATCTGCTTCGCATCCACCAAAACTTGTTTAATCTTTTGGATTTCATCCTTGGGCGATTCTCCCAACTCTCGGTTTAGCCGTTCGATCTTAGCGATCTTGGGAAGTAGGCGTATGACTGTGCTTTCGAGATCTGCCAGCAAGGCATCGAATCTAAAGGCTCTCTCTTTGGCCTCCGATACAGCTTCTAAAAGATTTCTGG
It contains:
- the LOC132188459 gene encoding probable disease resistance protein At5g66900, whose product is MADAVLGAVLGEAFSQLFETVKDVINKARMFESILTQLQSTLASLVPLVEEIRRLNREVGHPEEEIKSLIKHMKKGTKLVSKCSKISWWNYCMKSQYAGKLSELDEDIGRFFQVDLQAWNARNVLETLARVNAIGENMNLFARNGGMSCAVPGPPEFIVGLDVHMKQLKMLLLNEEVSVLVLTAPAGCGKTTMVKMLCQDMDIKGKFKENIFFFPVSKTPNLKVIVERLFRHKNNQVPADFQNDEDAINQLEQLLKRIEGSILLILDDVWSGSESLIEKFEFHMPNYKILVTSRTAFPRFSFTYKLQPLNDKDAMTLFCHSAALQDGNSSIPDQDIKKILKVCGGFPLALKVIGRSLCGQSAEACHSWVKKWTSGRSSILDSDSDLLICLQKSLDLLDDEVIKKCFLDLGLFPEDQRIPVAALIDMWAELYELDEGGIDAIANLHEITSRNLASLVVTRKVASDVGSYYSEDFVLQHDLLRELAIHQSNQEPIEQTKRLIINITGNNLPKWWTEQKRQPISAHLMSISTDEMFSSSWCNIEPSEVEVLVLNLQTKNYTLPEFVEKMDKLKVLIVTNYGFFHAELGNFQLLESAPYLKKIRLEKVSIPSLCKVPIRLRSLKKISLFMCNIGQAFGNCTIQVSNALPNLMEINMDYCNDLVELPAGLCDIVCLKKLSITNCHKLSALPQGIGKLRNLELLRLRSCTDLWELPESIRSLHELSILDISDCISMTKLPKTIGGLSKLKELHLKGCMRILRSQLPASILDLEQLKLVICDAEGVKLWDPIKELHTGLEIKVAEKDINLNWLPIHDF
- the LOC132187660 gene encoding pentatricopeptide repeat-containing protein At4g37170; the protein is MKFLNFKVSHSLSQLSSKRAFAYSSQKSQLNKQPLSQKTFFKSNTKDSLISRLCENKNFKEVIHILCEQKRLREAVQLLDQIDRPTASVYSNLIQLCLQHRAFEEGKKVHAHTKASGFVPGVFICNRFLDMYVKCGSLGDAQKLFDEMGERDLCSWNTMISGYAKMGKLGESRKLFDEMPERDNFSWTAMISGYARHDQPKEALELYRMMLRHENSKSNKFTVSSALAASAAIPTLRTGKEIHGYIMRIGLDSDEVVWSALSDMYGKCGSIEEARRIFDKMVDRDVVSWTAMIGRYFEDGRREEGFALFSELMRSGIRPNEFTFAGVLNACADHAAEDLGKQVHGYMTRIGFDPFSFAASALVHMYSKCGNIENAKRVFKGVPRPDLVSWTSLIVGYAQNGQPNEALKFFELLLKSGTQPDHIIFVGVLSACTHAGFVDKGIEYFHSIKEKHGLTHTADHYACIIDLLARAGRFGEAENIINKMPMKPDKYLWASLLGGCRIHGNLELAKRAAEALFEIEPENPATYITLANIYATSGMWSEVAKVRKAMDNKGVVKKPGLSWIEIKREVNVFLVGDKSHPKSDEIHIFLGKLSKRMKEEGYVPDTNFVLHDVEEEQKEQNLSYHSEKLAVAFGIISTPPGTTIKVFKNLRTCVDCHTAIKFISKIVQRKIIVRDSNRFHTFKDGSCSCGDYW
- the LOC132186559 gene encoding uncharacterized protein LOC132186559, yielding MAEVIVGITLEAAAKNLLEAVTEAKDRAVRFAASLADLETTVKRLLPKITKIEELSQELGELPKDEIQRMKQLLVEAKQLVSKCSEVACWNFCKRDNYSKKLLQVRAALRWLIEEEFPVAHSEDLVRILHEVKRMSRNSVFCFLFHVHIFHLSRNSVGMGLGDQSQRDIGNINDNDGISKSGRTKVLPPDMPVVSGFKRRWIVSLFGLIRRFPCEWL